A window from Drosophila subobscura isolate 14011-0131.10 chromosome O, UCBerk_Dsub_1.0, whole genome shotgun sequence encodes these proteins:
- the LOC117897209 gene encoding Bardet-Biedl syndrome 5 protein homolog produces MLKSLGQSDGQQPQLQLLWEDKDVKFDTPHLHTRLRTGEKVLDYIYHIEDSKGNPGDTGRLMVTNLRVIWHSLVHKKYNLSIGFARFGNTNTRIVHMHSKGRMPSQALYILAISNETRFEFLFTDVSGETARRDQPIFASVFDVYQLYQRTYLYRDLKLRGAIVLSGQLIILPDEQVYSQVQGVWNLSSDQGNLGSFVVSNIRLVWFADANETFNISLPYLQIESLRVRESKYGPALVIQTAETGGGYVLGFRIDPAERLNDLFKELCSLHTVYIEQPNFGIHYDAQDARQRLADAAEEAAQATQFKIENFEELDERQEREINTKLNSYLAEGCVSHSNPQSDRDPVYCKELGFAMERIREGYKLQDLWNVMPTKMEIFEE; encoded by the exons atgttgaaatctCTTGGGCAGAGcgatggccagcagccacagctgcaacTCCTTTGGGAGGACAAGGATGTCAAGTTTGACACGCCGCATCT GCACACTCGTTTACGCACTGGAGAGAAGGTGCTGGACTACATCTACCACATCGAGGACAGCAAGGGTAATCCTGGGGACACGGGCCGCCTAATGGTCACCAATCTTCGAGTGATTTGGCATTCCTTGGTGCACAAAAAGTACAATTTAT CCATTGGCTTTGCGAGGTTCGGAAACACCAATACGCGAATCGTTCACATGCACTCCAAGGGCCGGATGCCCAGTCAGGCATTGTACATTCTGGCCATCAGCAATGAGACGCGTTTCGAGTTCCTCTTCACGGATGTGTCCGGCGAAACGGCGCGTCGTGATCAGCCCATCTTTGCCAGCGTCTTTGATGTGTACCA ATTATATCAACGGACGTATCTCTATCGCGACCTGAAGCTGCGTGGAGCCATTGTGCTCTCTGGCCAACTGATTATCCTGCCCGATGAGCAGGTCTACAGCCAGGTACAGGGCGTCTGGAATCTATCCAGCGATCAGGGAAATCTGGGCAGCTTTGTCGTCTCCAACATACGTCTTGTGTGGTTCGCTGATGCCAATGAGACCTTCAACATCAGCCTGCCATATCTGCAGATTGAGAGC CTTCGTGTGCGAGAGTCCAAGTACGGGCCTGCATTGGTCATCCAAACAGCTGAGACTGGCGGCGGCTATGTACTCGGCTTTCGCATCGATCCCGCCGAGCGGCTGAACGATCTATTCAAGGAGCTCTGCTCGCTGCACACCGTCTACATAGAGCAGCCCAACTTTGGCATCCACTACGATGCACAGGATGCGCGCCAGCGACTGGCGGATGCCGCTGAGGAGGCGGCCCAGGCTACGCAATTCAAGATCGAGAATTTCGAGGAGCTGGACGAGCGGCAAGAGCGCGAAATCAATACCAAACTGAATAGCTATCTGGCGGAGGGTTGTGTGTCGCACAGCAATCCTCAATCGGACAGGGATCCGGTGTATTGCAAGGAGCTGGGCTTTGCCATGGAGCGCATACGGGAGGGTTACAAGCTGCAGGATTTGTGGAATGTTATGCCCACAAAAATGGAGATATTCGAGGAATAA
- the LOC117897208 gene encoding nucleolar protein dao-5 — protein MMLAAAGMPAYDAGKINSNPSNGTGGGTVGTPSAVGASRPSAASALMKTLSVRLHRGTEFIKDTVQKALVMSAPAPAPVALAPAPASAPPPPPVESAVPPAKPLTLTSQTLKRKLAGAGGLMGCGPSRITSITASSSSGRFVLAHANRKPASQVPTEAFLKVYTVAPTELHRSAAARVRNPSTDSLLMDLCQFKPIRPMPITPIKINKFRGFELKRPKFVPAVNDSEDEDEEDDEDDPESIQKPKPSSVTLLPHKGSAFVPMPYLESPNTTAAITAIATRSRSRSHNTHTSATGATDEPKPKRRRRGPLLTARRRRTRTSAAAAAAAASGAPSPVNTSVSPVEVAPKPAAPVKRKATTKSGSAKRSRAAAANPTPVAATSTSPEEAARAPTKRKSSTKREPAKRSRAAAAAAATPTPVSTSTSTGRAPRAPAKRKSAPAKGPAKRSCGGLSPARPSPPMTRQRARQQISASSCHSGST, from the exons ATGATGCTAGCCGCAGCCGGTATGCCGGCCTACGATGCCGGCAAGATCAACAGCAACCCGAGCAATGGGACAGGCGGTGGCACGGTGGGCACTCCCTCGGCCGTGGGTGCCTCGCGTCCAAGTGCTGCCAGTGCACTGATGAAGACCCTATCTGTGCGCCTGCATCGCGGCACCGAATTTATCAAGGATACCGTGCAGAAGGCCCTCGTCATGTCAGCACCCGCACCAGCACCCGTGGCCcttgccccagccccagcttcagccccaccgccaccaccagtTGAATCCGCAGTGCCGCCGGCGAAGCCCTTAACGCTAACCAGCCAGACGCTCAAGCGGAAACTGGCCGGAGCGGGAGGGTTGATGGGATGCGGACCGAGTCGGATTACATCGATCACCGCCAGCTCGAGCAGTGGACGCTTCGTTCTGGCGCATGCCAACAGGAAACCCGCTAGCCAGGTGCCGACGGAGGCGTTCCTCAAGGTATACACGGTGGCACCCACTGAACTGCATCGCTCGGCAGCGGCCCGCGTACGTAATCCCAGCACTGATAGCTTACTCATGGATCTGTGCCAGTTTAAGCCCATCCGGCCCATGCCCATAACgccaattaaaat TAACAAATTCCGCGGCTTTGAACTGAAGCGACCCAAATTTGTGCCCGCCGTGAATGACAGCgaagacgaggacgaggaggacgacgaggatgatCCAGAGTCAATCCAGAAACCAAAGCCTAG CTCCGTGACATTGCTGCCGCATAAGGGGTCGGCATTCGTGCCGATGCCCTATTTAGAGAGCCCCAACACCACCGCCGCCATCACCGCAATCGCCACCAGGAGCAGATCTCGCTCACACAACACTCACACCTCAGCCACTGGCGCCACAGAcgagcccaagccaaagcgtCGTCGTCGCGGTCCGCTGCTCACGGCCAGGCGACGTCGCACAAGAAcgtcagcagctgcagccgccgctgctgcttcaggTGCGCCCTCACCAGTCAACACATCAGTCTCACCAGTAGAAGTGGCGCCCAAACCTGCAGCACCTGTCAAACGCAAGGCAACCACCAAGAGTGGATCTGCCAAGCGCAGTCGTGCAGCGGCTGCCAATCCCACACCAGTCGCCGCCACCTCAACCTCACCGGAAGAAGCAGCCAGAGCGCCTACCAAACGCAAATCGTCAACGAAGAGGGAACCAGCGAAACGCAGCCGtgccgcggctgctgcagctgccactcccACACCAGTCAGCACATCCACCTCTACGGGAAGGGCTCCCCGTGCACCCGCCAAGCGTAAATCGGCCCCAGCAAAGGGCCCAGCGAAACGCAGCTGTGGTGGCTTATCTCCAGCACGCCCCTCGCCACCCATGACGCGTCAACGCGCCCGTCAACAGAtctccgccagcagctgccacagtgGCAGCACTTAA